The following proteins are co-located in the Vigna angularis cultivar LongXiaoDou No.4 chromosome 2, ASM1680809v1, whole genome shotgun sequence genome:
- the LOC108327038 gene encoding probably inactive leucine-rich repeat receptor-like protein kinase IMK2 — protein sequence MVAEKTNITTSCQFSQHEVGNAYHVSDKKKERWKKTPSKAHNSPCSFLVWTLLLSTCLKSVLCEDEGWDGVVVTASNFLALQAFKQELVDPEGFLRSWNDSGYGACSGGWVGIKCAKGEVIVIQLPWKGLRGRITDKIGQLQGLRKLSLHDNQIGGSIPSTFGLLPNLRGVQLFNNRLTGSIPSSLGYCPLLQSLDLSNNLLTGAIPYSLANSTKLYWLNLSFNSFSGPLPASLTHSLSLTFLSLQHNNLSGPLPNSWGGSSKNDEFFRLRNLLLDHNFFTGNVPSSLGGLRELNEISLSNNRFSGAIPNEIGSLSRLKTLDISNNALNGSLPATLSNLSSLTLLNVENNLLENQIPGTLGSLHNLSVLILSRNQFSGHIPSSIANISTLKQLDLSLNNLSGEIPVSFNSQRSLDLFNVSYNSLSGSVPPQLARKFNSSSFVGNIQLCGYSPSTPCPSQAPSEGVIAPPHEMSKHHQHRKLSTKDIILIVAGVLLIVLIMLCCILLFCLIRKRSTSKTENGRGVGRTGATRAEKGIPPVAAGDVEAGGEAGGKLVHFDGPIAFTADDLLCATAEIMGKSTYGTVYKAILEDGSQVAVKRLREKIAKGQREFESEVSVLGKIRHPNVLALRAYYLGPKGEKLLVFDYMPRGSVASFLHGSGTETSIDWQTRMKIAQDMARGLLYLHSQENIIHGNLTSSNVLLDENTNAKIADFGLSRLMTTAANSNVIATAGALGYRAPELSKLKKANSKTDIYSLGVILLELLTRKSPGVSMNGLDLPQWVASIVKEEWTNEVFDADLMRDSSTVGDELLNTLKLALHCVDPSPSARPEVHQVLQQLEEIRPERSVTASPGDDSII from the exons ATGGTAGCCGAGAAAACCAACATTACCACCTCTTGTCAGTTTTCTCAACATGAAGTAGGAAATGCATACCATGTTTCTgacaagaagaaagaaagatggAAGAAGACTCCGTCCAAGGCGCACAACAGCCCGTGTTCTTTTTTGGTCTGGACTCTTCTTCTCTCCACATGTTTGAAATCGGTTTTGTGCGAAGATGAGGGTTGGGATGGCGTGGTTGTGACGGCATCAAACTTCTTAGCACTTCAAGCGTTCAAGCAAGAGTTGGTTGATCCCGAAGGCTTCTTGCGGAGCTGGAATGATAGTGGCTATGGAGCTTGTTCCGGAGGTTGGGTTGGTATCAAGTGTGCTAAGGGAGAGGTTATTGTAATCCAGCTTCCGTGGAAGGGACTGAGAGGGCGTATCACTGATAAAATTGGGCAGCTTCAAGGTCTTCGAAAGCTCAGTCTTCATGATAATCAAATTGGTGGTTCAATCCCTTCCACTTTTGGACTTCTTCCTAACCTTAGAGGGGTTCAGTTATTCAACAATAGGCTTACAGGTTCCATCCCTTCTTCTTTAGGTTACTGCCCTTTGCTTCAGTCTCTTGACCTCAGCAACAACTTGCTCACAGGAGCAATCCCTTATAGTCTTGCCAATTCCACCAAACTTTATTGGCTTAACTTGAGTTTTAACTCCTTCTCTGGTCCTTTACCAGCTAGCTTAACTCACTCACTTTCCCTCACATTCCTTTCTCTTCAACATAATAATCTATCTGGTCCCCTTCCTAACTCTTGGGGTGGGAGTTCTAAGAATGACGAGTTCTTTAGGCTTCGAAATTTGCTCCTAGATCATAACTTTTTCACTGGAAACGTTCCTTCTTCTTTGGGTGGCTTAAGAGAACTCAATGAAATTTCCCTTAGTAATAATAGGTTTAGTGGAGCTATACCGAATGAAATAGGATCTCTTTCTAGACTCAAGACACTAGACATTTCTAATAATGCCTTGAATGGGAGCTTGCCTGCTACCCTCTCTAATTTATCCTCGCTTACACTGCTGAATGTTGAGAACAACCTCCTAGAAAATCAAATCCCAGGAACTTTAGGAAGTTTGCACAATCTTTCTGTTCTAATTTTGAGTAGAAACCAATTTAGTGGGCATATTCCTTCTAGTATTGCAAACATTTCCACTCTTAAGCAGCTTGATTTGTCACTGAATAATCTCAGTGGAGAAATTCCAGTCTCCTTTAACAGTCAACGTAGTCTTGATCTCTTCAATGTTTCTTATAATAGCCTCTCAGGTTCTGTTCCCCCTCAACTTGCCAGGAAGTTCAACTCAAGCTCATTTGTGGGAAATATTCAACTATGTGGATACAGCCCCTCAACACCATGTCCTTCACAAGCTCCATCAGAAGGAGTCATTGCACCACCTCATGAAATGTCAAAACACCACCAGCATAGGAAGCTAAGTACCAAAGACATTATTCTCATAGTAGCAGGAGTTCTTCTCATAGTCCTGATCATGCTTTGTTGTATCCTTCTGTTCTGTTTGATCAGAAAGAGATCAACATCAAAGACGGAGAATGGCAGAGGTGTAGGGAGAACTGGAGCTACGAGGGCAGAAAAAGGAATCCCTCCTGTTGCTGCTGGTGATGTTGAAGCAGGTGGGGAGGCTGGAGGGAAACTAGTGCATTTTGATGGACCAATAGCTTTTACAGCTGATGATCTCTTGTGTGCAACAGCTGAGATAATGGGAAAGAGCACCTATGGAACTGTGTATAAGGCTATATTGGAGGATGGGAGTCAAGTTGCAGTGAAGAGATTGAGGGAAAAGATCGCTAAAGGTCAGAGAGAATTTGAATCAGAAGTCAGTGTTCTGGGAAAAATTAGACACCCCAATGTTTTGGCTCTGAGGGCCTATTACTTGGGACCCAAAGGGGAGaagcttctggtttttgattACATGCCCAGAGGAAGTGTTGCTTCTTTCCTACACG GTAGTGGAACTGAAACATCCATTGATTGGCAAACAAGGATGAAAATAGCACAGGACATGGCTCGTGGCTTGTTGTACCTCCATTCCCAGGAGAATATTATACACGGAAACCTCACATCCAGTAATGTACTGCTTGATGAGAATACAAATGCTAAAATTGCAGATTTTGGTCTTTCTAGGCTGATGACAACTGCTGCTAATTCCAACGTGATAGCTACTGCTGGAGCATTGGGATACCGCGCGCCCGAGCTCTCCAAGCTCAAGAAAGCCAACTCCAAAACTGATATCTATAGCCTTGGTGTTATCTTGTTAGAACTCCTAACGAGGAAGTCACCTGGGGTGTCTATGAATGGATTAGATTTACCTCAGTGGGTTGCCTCCATTGTCAAAGAGGAGTGGACAAATGAGGTTTTTGATGCGGACTTAATGAGAG